A single genomic interval of Halorubrum aethiopicum harbors:
- a CDS encoding sensor histidine kinase → MSDPSALPVQAYLLACLLAGAVGILLGRVAWTEREEAGGLEVSLYLGCAGVVAVLYAVRIASPNPLVMIGALQAATPFLAAMPVLWVAFAFAYAGRDEWRTERRLVALSTPSFLWVLLAWSSGTHGLARRAFEPVVEGPFTLVETGLGPAGIAFLLYAYGLYVAGILVIVDLYRRTGNRYRLQTFVALLGTLFPLLAGVATVVDFGSYPTVDWTPAAFVVHGVFLYGVVFWLGTLDAAVVARDTAVEVMQDPVIVAGSDGRIRDLNPAAERILPDDAVGESLSTAFPGLESGDEHPITIDGRQFDIQEDPITDPRGTDRGHVFLLRDVTARERRQSALERRERQLERQNERLEDFAGVVSHDLRNPLAAASAAVELARHADGDRDDALERAADAHERMDDLIEGLLSLATAGKAVDAVEPVSIEAAVRTVWSRLETGSATLVVEGADETVRADGDRLRQLVGNLFRNAVEHAGENVTVRVRTERTDDGVALRIADDGPGIPPEERDRVFERGVSLADGTGLGLAIVGDIADAHGWSVRVVDEAAAGACFEISGIEVVSE, encoded by the coding sequence ATGAGCGACCCGTCCGCGCTGCCGGTCCAGGCGTACCTCCTCGCCTGTCTGCTCGCCGGAGCCGTCGGGATCCTGCTCGGTCGCGTCGCGTGGACGGAGCGCGAGGAGGCGGGGGGACTCGAGGTCTCGCTCTACCTGGGGTGTGCCGGCGTCGTCGCGGTCCTGTACGCCGTCAGGATCGCGAGCCCGAACCCTCTGGTGATGATCGGAGCGCTCCAAGCCGCGACGCCGTTCCTCGCCGCGATGCCCGTCCTCTGGGTCGCGTTCGCGTTCGCGTACGCCGGCCGCGACGAGTGGCGGACGGAGCGACGGCTCGTCGCGCTCTCGACGCCGTCGTTCCTCTGGGTCCTCCTGGCGTGGTCGAGCGGGACGCACGGGCTGGCGCGACGCGCCTTCGAGCCGGTGGTCGAGGGACCGTTCACGCTCGTGGAGACCGGGCTCGGCCCGGCGGGGATCGCCTTCCTCCTGTACGCGTACGGACTGTACGTCGCGGGGATCCTCGTGATCGTCGACCTCTACCGTCGAACCGGGAACCGCTACCGGCTCCAGACGTTCGTCGCCCTCCTCGGAACGTTGTTCCCGCTTCTCGCCGGGGTCGCGACCGTCGTCGACTTCGGGAGCTACCCGACGGTCGACTGGACCCCGGCGGCGTTCGTCGTCCACGGGGTGTTCCTGTACGGCGTGGTGTTCTGGCTCGGCACCCTCGACGCCGCGGTCGTCGCGCGGGACACGGCGGTCGAGGTCATGCAGGACCCCGTGATCGTGGCCGGCTCCGACGGGCGGATCCGCGATCTCAACCCCGCCGCGGAGCGGATCCTCCCCGACGACGCGGTCGGTGAGTCGCTGTCGACGGCGTTTCCCGGTCTGGAGTCGGGCGACGAACACCCGATCACCATCGACGGTCGCCAGTTCGACATCCAGGAGGACCCGATCACCGACCCTCGGGGGACGGACCGCGGCCACGTCTTCCTCCTCCGGGACGTGACCGCGCGGGAGCGCCGACAGTCGGCGCTCGAGCGCCGAGAGAGGCAGCTCGAGCGACAGAACGAGCGCCTGGAGGACTTCGCGGGCGTCGTCAGCCACGACCTCCGGAACCCCCTGGCCGCCGCGAGCGCGGCCGTCGAGCTGGCGAGACACGCCGACGGCGACCGTGACGACGCGTTGGAGCGGGCCGCGGACGCCCACGAACGGATGGACGACCTGATCGAGGGGCTCCTCTCGCTCGCGACCGCGGGGAAGGCGGTCGACGCCGTCGAGCCGGTCTCGATCGAGGCGGCGGTCCGTACCGTCTGGTCGCGCCTCGAGACCGGGTCGGCGACCCTGGTGGTCGAGGGCGCGGACGAGACGGTGAGAGCCGACGGCGACCGGCTCCGACAGCTCGTCGGCAACCTGTTCCGCAACGCCGTGGAGCACGCCGGCGAGAACGTGACCGTTCGCGTTCGGACGGAACGGACCGACGACGGCGTCGCCCTCCGGATCGCCGACGACGGGCCGGGGATCCCGCCGGAGGAACGGGACCGCGTCTTCGAGCGAGGGGTCTCGCTCGCCGACGGCACGGGCCTCGGGCTCGCGATCGTCGGCGACATCGCCGACGCACACGGCTGGTCCGTCCGGGTCGTCGACGAGGCGGCCGCCGGCGCGTGCTTCGAGATATCCGGGATCGAGGTCGTCTCCGAGTGA
- a CDS encoding lipoyl protein ligase domain-containing protein — protein sequence MRVLRGRGRTVRADREHTARLLADAADGRPGVRVWTPPRQVAFGRRDARESGYDRARRAAEAAGFTPYERDVGGRAAAYTGGTLAFAFSVALDGDRGRIDERYATVARAVRSALEGVGAAVSTGEPHRSFCPGDHSLRVGDGGRSEGGKSEGGKSEGGKLAGIAQRVRTDAALVAGCLVVSRADATALATVLEPVYDALGVPFDPESVGSVAEAGGPSDAERVARAVEGALIDRTDAGLPQVDRVGPEPW from the coding sequence ATGCGGGTGCTTCGCGGACGGGGGAGGACCGTCCGGGCCGACCGCGAGCACACGGCTCGACTCCTCGCGGACGCGGCCGACGGCCGTCCCGGCGTGCGTGTCTGGACGCCTCCCAGGCAGGTCGCGTTCGGTCGGCGCGACGCGCGGGAGTCGGGATACGACCGGGCTCGCCGGGCCGCCGAAGCGGCCGGGTTCACCCCGTACGAGCGCGACGTAGGGGGGCGGGCGGCAGCGTACACGGGAGGGACCCTCGCGTTCGCGTTCTCGGTCGCGCTCGACGGGGACCGCGGGCGCATCGACGAGCGGTACGCGACGGTCGCCCGCGCGGTGCGATCGGCGCTCGAGGGCGTCGGGGCGGCCGTCTCGACGGGCGAGCCGCACCGGTCGTTCTGCCCGGGCGACCACTCCCTGCGCGTCGGCGACGGCGGGAGGTCGGAGGGTGGAAAGTCGGAAGGCGGAAAGTCGGAGGGCGGGAAGCTGGCGGGGATCGCCCAGCGGGTCCGCACCGACGCGGCGCTCGTCGCGGGCTGTCTCGTGGTCTCGCGAGCCGACGCGACCGCGCTGGCGACCGTCCTCGAACCGGTGTACGACGCCCTCGGCGTTCCGTTCGACCCGGAGTCGGTCGGCAGCGTCGCGGAGGCCGGAGGGCCGAGCGACGCCGAACGAGTCGCGCGGGCCGTCGAGGGGGCGCTGATCGACCGAACGGACGCCGGTCTTCCGCAGGTCGATCGGGTCGGCCCGGAGCCCTGGTGA
- a CDS encoding 30S ribosomal protein S6e, whose protein sequence is MAEFKVVVADPETGETFQREVDGQDANRFLGRDVGDEIGGDAVGLPDHTVEITGGSDETGRPMREDVSGTRLKELLLEGGVGFKPSREGERKRITVRGREIADDVAQINVSVVDGEGDVAAAFEDDDE, encoded by the coding sequence ATGGCCGAATTCAAAGTCGTCGTCGCCGACCCCGAGACCGGCGAGACGTTCCAGCGAGAGGTCGACGGACAGGACGCGAACCGATTCCTCGGTCGAGACGTGGGCGACGAGATCGGCGGCGACGCCGTCGGACTCCCGGACCACACCGTCGAGATCACCGGCGGCTCGGACGAGACGGGCCGGCCGATGCGCGAGGACGTCTCCGGAACCCGCCTGAAGGAACTGCTGTTGGAGGGCGGCGTCGGGTTCAAGCCGTCCCGCGAGGGCGAGCGCAAGCGGATCACCGTCCGCGGTCGCGAGATCGCCGACGACGTGGCCCAGATCAACGTCTCCGTCGTCGACGGCGAGGGCGACGTCGCCGCCGCGTTCGAGGACGACGACGAGTAA
- a CDS encoding DUF7112 family protein — MPRVPSDDGSVASVRVTLARSGGTRRPCVRIPDDADLSGRVESGSCTSLGLADGDLVRVVIDREEYHARVLADATGRLIRGAYDNRRLARDPGAGENRLSAWLDANDREPGESVVLDVVVPGELYGLRIPGERAVYDANRGPRSSLSDIARDLDG, encoded by the coding sequence ATGCCCCGCGTTCCCTCCGACGACGGGAGCGTCGCGTCCGTCCGCGTGACGCTCGCCCGCAGCGGCGGCACCCGGCGTCCCTGCGTCCGGATCCCCGACGACGCCGACCTGTCAGGTCGCGTCGAGTCCGGCTCCTGTACGTCGCTCGGGCTCGCTGACGGGGACCTAGTCCGGGTCGTCATCGACCGCGAGGAGTACCACGCGCGGGTCCTCGCGGACGCGACGGGACGACTGATCCGCGGCGCGTACGACAACCGCCGCCTCGCGCGCGATCCCGGCGCGGGCGAGAACCGGCTCTCCGCGTGGCTCGACGCCAACGACCGCGAACCGGGCGAGAGCGTCGTCCTCGACGTCGTGGTTCCCGGCGAGCTGTACGGGCTTCGGATCCCCGGCGAGCGCGCGGTGTACGACGCGAACCGCGGTCCCCGCTCCTCGCTTTCGGACATCGCGCGCGATCTGGACGGCTGA
- the ahbB gene encoding siroheme decarboxylase subunit beta, translated as MKEVDADLTALDRAIINAFQGGFPVTARPFEPAAAALRDHGLAVTGPELCERVRELDESGVLSRFGALVNAEEIGGAASLVAMHAPEDRYEEVAETVNDFTAVAHNYEREHPHLNMWFVVSVADHPDPDKDGSDRVEEVLAEIEAATGQETYNLPKLREFHVGAKFLVDGPVADGDVDLSGLAPDVEPSGRSTLSPDERDLVVEIQGGLPVTETPYADVAAALNADVDWVVETIERFRLEGKVRRVGVIPNHYALGYTENGMTVWDVPEEVLAEVGPAVAELDFVTHCYQRPRHAGVWEYNFFAMTHGRTEAESERRVAEVKETMADYWDVGPDDWDTLFSTRILKKTGIRIEERADSNTA; from the coding sequence ATGAAGGAGGTCGACGCGGATCTGACGGCGCTCGACCGGGCGATCATCAACGCGTTTCAGGGGGGATTCCCCGTGACCGCGCGCCCGTTCGAGCCCGCCGCGGCCGCGCTTCGCGACCACGGACTGGCGGTCACCGGCCCCGAGCTCTGCGAGCGCGTCCGGGAGCTCGACGAGTCGGGCGTGCTCTCGCGGTTCGGCGCGCTCGTCAACGCCGAGGAGATCGGCGGCGCGGCCTCGCTCGTCGCGATGCACGCGCCCGAGGACCGGTACGAGGAGGTCGCGGAGACGGTCAACGACTTCACCGCGGTCGCGCACAACTACGAGCGGGAGCACCCCCACCTCAACATGTGGTTCGTCGTGAGCGTCGCCGACCATCCCGACCCCGACAAGGACGGGAGCGACCGGGTCGAGGAGGTGCTCGCGGAGATCGAGGCGGCCACCGGCCAGGAGACGTACAACCTCCCCAAGCTGCGGGAGTTCCACGTCGGCGCGAAGTTCCTCGTCGACGGGCCGGTCGCCGACGGCGACGTGGACCTCTCGGGGCTGGCCCCCGACGTCGAGCCGTCCGGTCGCTCGACGCTCTCGCCCGACGAGCGGGACCTCGTCGTCGAGATCCAGGGCGGGCTGCCGGTGACGGAGACGCCGTACGCGGACGTGGCGGCCGCGCTCAACGCCGACGTCGACTGGGTGGTGGAGACGATAGAGCGGTTCCGGCTCGAGGGGAAGGTGCGGCGGGTCGGCGTCATCCCCAACCACTACGCGCTCGGGTACACGGAGAACGGGATGACCGTCTGGGACGTGCCCGAGGAGGTCTTAGCGGAGGTCGGCCCCGCGGTCGCGGAGCTGGACTTCGTCACCCACTGCTACCAGCGTCCCCGGCACGCGGGCGTCTGGGAGTACAACTTCTTCGCGATGACGCACGGCCGGACGGAGGCCGAGAGCGAACGCCGCGTGGCGGAGGTAAAGGAGACGATGGCCGACTACTGGGACGTCGGCCCCGACGACTGGGACACGCTGTTCTCGACCCGGATCTTGAAGAAGACCGGGATCCGGATCGAGGAGCGCGCCGACAGCAACACGGCCTGA
- a CDS encoding precorrin-2 dehydrogenase/sirohydrochlorin ferrochelatase family protein → MIPLYHDLSGETVLVVGGGAVGRRKALNFAGEGRVVVVSPAFDDRLVEAATEGDSPIDLVRAAPDADSVPEWIDRVAPALVVAATDDRAVNAAAEAAALDAGRLVNRTDVSGGRDPGSVVVPATVADGPVRVAVSTGGRSPALSKALRERIGSEIEGAGAMAELSGELREELSAAGVDPETRREAIRRVVRSEGVWKGLQKGRSKARTEADNVIEEVVDR, encoded by the coding sequence ATGATACCGCTGTACCACGACCTCTCCGGGGAGACGGTCCTCGTCGTCGGCGGCGGCGCGGTCGGCCGGCGGAAGGCCCTGAACTTCGCCGGGGAGGGGCGCGTCGTCGTCGTCAGTCCGGCGTTCGACGACCGGCTGGTCGAGGCGGCTACCGAGGGCGACTCCCCGATCGACCTGGTCCGGGCGGCCCCCGACGCCGACTCGGTGCCGGAGTGGATCGACCGCGTCGCCCCCGCGCTCGTGGTCGCCGCGACCGACGACCGGGCGGTGAACGCGGCGGCGGAGGCGGCGGCGCTCGACGCGGGTCGCCTCGTCAACCGCACGGACGTCTCCGGCGGTCGCGATCCGGGGAGCGTCGTCGTCCCGGCGACCGTCGCGGACGGGCCGGTCCGGGTGGCGGTCTCCACGGGCGGGCGAAGCCCCGCGCTCTCGAAGGCGCTCCGCGAGCGGATCGGCTCGGAGATCGAGGGGGCGGGCGCGATGGCCGAACTCTCCGGAGAGCTACGCGAGGAGCTCTCGGCGGCGGGCGTCGACCCCGAAACGCGCCGGGAGGCGATCCGTCGCGTCGTGCGATCCGAGGGGGTTTGGAAGGGTTTACAAAAGGGGAGATCCAAGGCTCGGACCGAGGCAGACAACGTGATCGAGGAGGTCGTCGACCGATGA
- the hemA gene encoding glutamyl-tRNA reductase, translating to MREPGAITGVSVAHGDATIDEIDAAGGESVRATVSDLLARDGVEEAFAIRTCNRSEAYVVTDRTVEGREALESFAPSVRGAAVRRLDHEGSLEHLMRVAAGLESLVLGEDQIIGQMREAYEESRSAGGIGPVLEDAVTKALHVGERARTETSINEGVVSLGSAAVRLAAGEIDLTDGTAVVVGAGEMGTLAARTLDATTVSEIVVANRTVPNARYVAEEVDTDSSVVHLSDLPAVVPDADLVITATGSPDPVLDATAFAGADRVVCIDIAQPRDVDSEAGDVAGVSVYDIDDLEDVTRETRERRETEAREVESIIDEELDRILRSYKRKRADDAISAMYAGADRVKARELDRALTKLEAQGGLTDDQRETVEAMADALVGQLLAAPTRSLRDAAGEDDWETIRTALELFDPEFDAPPETPGGGSGEDIEAPAGAPFDTIPDSATEELDD from the coding sequence ATGAGGGAGCCGGGTGCCATCACGGGCGTGAGCGTCGCCCACGGCGATGCGACGATAGACGAGATCGACGCCGCCGGCGGCGAGAGCGTCCGGGCGACCGTCTCGGACCTCCTCGCGCGCGACGGGGTCGAGGAGGCGTTCGCGATCCGGACGTGTAACCGCTCGGAGGCGTACGTCGTCACCGACCGGACGGTCGAGGGTCGGGAGGCGCTCGAGTCGTTCGCGCCGTCGGTCCGCGGCGCGGCGGTCCGCCGGCTCGACCACGAGGGGAGTCTGGAACACCTGATGCGCGTCGCCGCCGGGCTCGAGTCGCTCGTGCTCGGCGAGGACCAGATCATCGGCCAGATGCGGGAGGCCTACGAGGAGTCGCGCTCGGCCGGCGGGATCGGCCCGGTCCTCGAGGACGCCGTCACCAAGGCGCTCCACGTCGGCGAGCGCGCCCGCACGGAGACGTCGATAAACGAGGGGGTCGTCTCGCTCGGCTCCGCGGCGGTCAGGCTCGCGGCCGGCGAGATCGACCTGACCGACGGCACCGCGGTCGTCGTCGGCGCGGGAGAGATGGGCACGCTCGCGGCCCGCACGCTCGACGCCACGACGGTCTCGGAGATCGTCGTCGCGAACCGGACGGTGCCGAACGCGCGGTACGTCGCCGAGGAGGTCGACACCGACTCGTCGGTCGTCCACCTGAGCGACCTCCCCGCCGTGGTCCCCGACGCGGATCTCGTGATCACGGCGACCGGGAGCCCGGATCCCGTGCTCGACGCGACGGCCTTCGCGGGCGCGGACCGGGTCGTCTGTATCGACATCGCGCAGCCGCGCGACGTCGACTCCGAGGCCGGCGACGTCGCGGGCGTCTCGGTGTACGACATCGACGACCTGGAGGACGTCACCCGCGAGACCCGCGAGCGGCGGGAGACGGAGGCCCGCGAGGTGGAGTCGATCATCGACGAGGAGCTCGACCGGATCCTCCGGTCGTACAAGCGGAAGCGCGCCGACGACGCCATCTCAGCGATGTACGCCGGCGCGGACCGGGTCAAGGCCCGCGAGCTCGACCGCGCGCTCACGAAGCTCGAGGCGCAGGGCGGGCTGACCGACGACCAGCGCGAGACGGTCGAGGCGATGGCGGACGCGCTGGTCGGCCAGCTGCTCGCGGCCCCGACGCGGTCGCTCCGGGACGCCGCCGGCGAGGACGACTGGGAGACGATCCGGACGGCGCTGGAGCTGTTCGACCCCGAGTTCGACGCCCCGCCGGAGACGCCGGGCGGCGGGTCGGGAGAGGACATCGAAGCCCCCGCCGGCGCGCCGTTCGACACGATCCCCGACTCCGCGACCGAGGAGCTCGACGACTGA
- a CDS encoding Nif3-like dinuclear metal center hexameric protein — translation MELQSFVDRLDDRLDTDAYADIDASANGLQVGPETGSVERVAFAVDAATATIEAAADAGSDVLVTHHGVSWGGIDHVTGRTYDRIAALAENDLALYVSHLPLDGHQELGNAAGVADAIGLSEREPFGTLGPVTIGTIGGTGEPLPPETIRDRLDGFEGATNGTRVLEFGPDRIERVAVVTGSGADWLDEAAAAGADALVTGEGKQQVYHDAREAGVTVFLAGHYATETFGVRSLQSLAEEWGLETTYVSHPTGL, via the coding sequence ATGGAGCTTCAGAGCTTCGTCGACCGGCTGGACGACCGGCTCGACACCGACGCGTACGCCGACATCGACGCCAGCGCGAACGGCCTCCAGGTCGGCCCGGAGACGGGGTCGGTCGAGCGCGTCGCGTTCGCGGTCGACGCCGCGACGGCGACGATCGAGGCGGCGGCCGACGCCGGGTCCGACGTCCTCGTCACCCACCACGGGGTCTCCTGGGGCGGGATCGACCACGTGACGGGGCGGACGTACGACCGGATCGCCGCGCTCGCGGAGAACGACCTCGCGTTGTACGTCTCACACCTCCCGCTCGACGGGCACCAAGAGCTAGGGAACGCCGCCGGCGTCGCCGACGCGATCGGGCTCTCGGAACGGGAGCCGTTCGGGACGCTCGGCCCGGTCACGATCGGAACGATCGGCGGAACGGGCGAGCCGCTCCCGCCCGAGACGATCCGCGACCGCCTCGACGGGTTCGAGGGGGCCACGAACGGGACCCGCGTCCTCGAGTTCGGCCCGGACCGGATCGAGCGGGTCGCGGTCGTCACCGGCTCCGGGGCCGACTGGCTCGACGAGGCGGCCGCGGCGGGCGCGGACGCGCTCGTCACCGGCGAGGGGAAACAGCAGGTGTACCACGACGCGCGGGAAGCGGGGGTCACGGTCTTTCTCGCCGGACACTACGCGACGGAGACGTTCGGCGTTCGCTCGCTCCAGTCGCTCGCCGAGGAGTGGGGCCTGGAGACGACGTACGTGAGCCACCCGACGGGCCTCTGA
- a CDS encoding SIMPL domain-containing protein, with protein sequence MARQRRLVAGIGVALLVLLAGCAGVSGTLADDTRSPETTETNDLERSIEVAAQGEASAEPDRATVLLAVESTADDAGTVRTDLAESDDALRSALYDWGLSEDDVRTEHYDIHQTRDTRPDADRSEYVGVHVYAVTVDDVDAVGEVIDVAVDAGADGVQQVRFGLSDERADELREEALGDAMDNAHAEADTLAANADLEVTGVYTVSTTNVRTSPYATAAFAAETGDAGGAPRTGIEVGDVDVTVSVRVVFGAQQA encoded by the coding sequence ATGGCACGACAGAGACGACTCGTCGCCGGGATCGGGGTAGCGCTCCTCGTCCTCCTGGCCGGCTGTGCGGGCGTATCGGGTACCCTGGCCGACGACACGAGATCGCCGGAGACGACGGAGACGAACGACCTCGAGCGGTCCATCGAGGTGGCCGCACAGGGCGAGGCGTCCGCGGAGCCCGACCGCGCGACCGTGCTGCTCGCGGTCGAGTCGACCGCGGACGACGCGGGAACCGTTCGCACCGACCTCGCCGAGAGCGACGACGCGCTCCGGAGCGCGCTCTACGACTGGGGACTGAGCGAGGACGACGTCCGCACGGAGCACTACGACATCCATCAGACGCGTGACACTCGTCCGGACGCGGACCGCAGCGAGTACGTCGGCGTCCACGTCTACGCCGTGACCGTCGACGACGTGGACGCGGTGGGCGAGGTCATCGACGTCGCGGTCGACGCCGGCGCGGACGGGGTCCAGCAGGTCCGGTTCGGGCTCTCGGACGAGCGCGCCGACGAGCTCCGCGAGGAGGCACTCGGCGACGCGATGGACAACGCCCACGCCGAGGCCGACACCCTCGCCGCCAACGCCGACCTCGAGGTGACCGGCGTCTACACCGTCTCGACGACGAACGTCCGGACCAGCCCGTACGCGACCGCGGCCTTCGCCGCCGAGACGGGCGACGCCGGCGGCGCGCCCCGAACCGGGATCGAGGTCGGCGACGTCGACGTGACCGTCTCGGTCCGGGTCGTGTTCGGCGCACAGCAGGCGTAG
- the arcD gene encoding arginine/ornithine antiporter ArcD, giving the protein MTRSFTPTTIEDLDPERRPSFAAALVPVLAVVAFLGIGSAVLGLDPHPPLLWGIVFVGAFGLWLGYDWDELFEGVANGLLMGLQALLIIFTIYGLIATWVSAGTIPGLMYYGLGTLTPTTFLPAAAVLAGVVAFAIGSSWTTVGTLGVAFVGIGAGLGVPAPMTVGAVLSGAYAGDKQSPLSDTTNLAAGVTNTDLYAHIRRMRDGTVAAFGLAVLGFVALGLRTEGAIPAGRIAEIQGALGETYAISVLAFLPLVVTFGLALRGYPALPTLVAGVFAGAATTVLVQGAGFVAAWEVFMYGTAPESGSDLVNELLATGGLTGSAWTITVVVAALSLGGILERTGVLAVIAHEFTTAVRSPGALVAGTGVGAILINALTAQQYMSIVLPGVTLRNTYEEFGLDSDQLSRAVEAAGTPTGALFPWHAGAVFMTSVTGVPTLEYAPYYLFAFLSPLALFAVAVTGRSLDVAERPTPAAAD; this is encoded by the coding sequence ATGACACGATCGTTCACGCCCACGACGATCGAGGACCTCGATCCGGAGCGGCGTCCGTCGTTCGCGGCGGCGCTGGTCCCGGTCCTCGCGGTCGTGGCGTTTCTCGGTATCGGGTCGGCGGTGCTCGGGTTGGATCCGCACCCGCCGCTTCTGTGGGGTATCGTCTTCGTCGGCGCGTTCGGTCTGTGGCTCGGGTACGACTGGGACGAGCTGTTCGAGGGGGTCGCGAACGGCCTCCTGATGGGGCTCCAGGCGCTTCTCATCATCTTCACCATCTACGGGCTGATCGCGACGTGGGTGAGCGCCGGCACGATCCCCGGGCTGATGTACTACGGGCTCGGGACGCTCACGCCGACGACGTTCCTCCCGGCGGCGGCCGTCCTCGCCGGCGTCGTCGCGTTCGCCATCGGCTCGTCGTGGACCACCGTCGGGACCCTCGGCGTCGCGTTCGTCGGGATCGGCGCGGGTCTCGGCGTCCCCGCACCGATGACCGTGGGCGCGGTCCTCTCGGGGGCGTACGCCGGCGACAAGCAGTCGCCGCTGTCGGACACGACGAACCTCGCGGCGGGCGTCACCAACACCGATCTCTACGCGCACATCCGGCGGATGCGCGACGGCACGGTCGCCGCCTTCGGCCTCGCCGTCCTCGGGTTCGTCGCGCTCGGCCTCCGGACCGAGGGCGCGATCCCCGCGGGACGCATCGCGGAGATCCAGGGGGCGCTCGGCGAGACGTACGCCATCTCCGTGCTCGCGTTCCTCCCGCTCGTCGTCACGTTCGGACTGGCGCTCCGCGGGTATCCCGCGCTCCCGACGCTCGTCGCCGGCGTCTTCGCCGGCGCGGCGACGACGGTCCTCGTCCAAGGGGCCGGCTTCGTCGCCGCCTGGGAGGTGTTCATGTACGGCACCGCGCCGGAGTCCGGCTCCGACCTGGTAAACGAACTGCTCGCGACCGGCGGCCTCACCGGCTCCGCCTGGACGATCACGGTCGTGGTCGCGGCGCTGTCGCTCGGCGGGATCCTGGAGCGCACCGGCGTGCTGGCGGTCATCGCCCACGAGTTCACGACCGCGGTGCGGAGCCCCGGAGCGCTGGTCGCCGGGACGGGGGTCGGGGCGATCCTGATCAACGCGCTCACCGCCCAGCAGTACATGAGCATCGTCCTCCCGGGCGTGACCCTCCGGAACACCTACGAGGAGTTCGGGCTCGACAGCGACCAGCTCTCGCGGGCGGTCGAGGCCGCGGGGACGCCGACCGGCGCGCTGTTCCCGTGGCACGCCGGGGCCGTCTTCATGACGAGCGTGACCGGCGTTCCGACGCTGGAGTACGCCCCCTACTACCTCTTCGCGTTCCTCTCGCCGCTCGCGCTGTTCGCCGTCGCCGTGACCGGGCGCTCGCTCGACGTCGCCGAGCGACCGACGCCGGCGGCCGCCGACTGA